The DNA window TTTAATTCGATTGACAGAACCGCGGATACTGGCAGACAGTTTGTAAGAATTTACAGGAAACCTTTGGATTCTGGTCTCGTAACAGACCTGACGGGCAAAACCCTGATAGTAGTGAATTCGTGGCACGAAAATCCGGAGGTTATTAAAATAGAGAGTTTTTTGAAAAAGAAACTGAACCCGAGGATGATAGGCGCAAACGAATTCTATAGAATTTATGAATCAGAATGAGAAAACAATTAAGGGGTTGAAACTCGACGGCGGATTTGAGTTGAAAATCCGGGAAGCATTTTCAAAAATTTCCCTTGAAAATAAACTCTGGGTCGCGTGCAGCGGAGGGGGAGATTCAATTGCGCTGGCATACCTTTCCGATTATATTGCCGGAGAAAGACTGAAAGGACTTGTCTATTTCGATCACGGGCAGAGAGATAAGGAACAATTGGCAGAGGAGTCGTTGCTGGTCGAATCCGTCAGCAGATCCCTCGGCGTCGTATTTGTTCGGGGAGAGATTATAAATGCCGTTTCGGGCATGTCGGAGGAGCTGCTGCGGAAAAAAAGGTACGAGTATTTTGACGAATTTGCCCTAAAAAACAAAGCGATGATATTGCTCGGTCACAACCTGGACGACCGTATTGAGACTTTTATGTTCAATCTTATGAGGGGAACCGGGACGAACGGACTTCTATCCATCAAGCAAAGTCGAAGCAGTTATTTCAGACCCCTTCTTTCGCTTACCAGATCGGAAATAAGGAAATTCCTCGATGAAAATTCTATCGAGCACAAAGACGACCCTTCCAATCTGTCTTTGAATTTCAAGAGAAACAGGATCAGAAAAACTTTGATGCCGCTTTTCGGAGATATTTCCGGCAGAAATTACAGGATTTTCTTCGAGAGGCTTTTTTTCTCTCTCGAACTCGATTTCGAAGCCCTCGAATCACACGATGAACGTCTTTTAAATGAAGTTGCCTGGCTGGGGCCGACAGGTTATACTATAAAACTTGAAGCGTTTAACCGGATACCGGATCATTCTAAAAGGAGAATCCTTAGAAAAGCTGCATTTAGATCGGGACATAATTCATTGAGCAGCCGTCAAACGGAAAGACTTTTGCTTTTGAGCGGAGGCCGCGCCGGGTCTAAAGTTTTCTGCAGCGGACTCAGAGCCTTCAGAAGAAAAGGAATGCTAATCATATTAAACAAACAGGTAACGGAATGGAAATAAAAGAAGTAATTCTTGGTGAAAAAGAAATAGAGCTTGCAGTCAGGAATCTTGCAAGAGAACTGAACAACGTTTATAAAGACGACGATAAAGTCGTTCTTGTTGCCATACTTAAAGGTTCCGTTGTTTTCGCCTCCGATCTCATGCGTAAACTCTCATTTTCAGTAGAACTCGATTTCATCGCCGCTTCTTCGTATGGATCTTCGACGCAGACGAGCGGAGTCGTCAGAATAACAAGAGACCTCGATACTTCGATAGCCGGAAGAAACGTTCTTCTGGTCGAGGACATTGTCGACACCGGCCTGACTATTTCATACATAAAAAAACTTCTCGATTCGAGAAATCCGAAAACGCTGAGAATTTGCGCTTTTTTAGATAAACCTTCGAGAAGAAAAACCGATCTGACAATTGACTACACCGGCGTCAAGATCCCTGATAAATTCGTCGTCGGATACGGTCTTGACTGGAACGAAAAATACCGCAATCTGCCGCGCGTGGCGGTAATAGGCTGATCTGAATTAAATGACCGCAGGAGGGGAAGCTAAAATTGCCTGACAACAGAAAATTTTCATTTTTAAAAGGTTTACTGTTCTGGATAGCCATAATCATACTCGGATTGGTTATTTCAGAGATTTGGGGCATGAAAAGGGAAAAAAGAGGGAGCGTCGATTTTTCTTACTTTTACGGCCTTTTGAAAGAAGGAAAAGTGAAATCCCTCGTAGTCGTCGAACAGGACATAGAAGGAGAACTTACAGAACCTGTGAGGCTCGATCCCGAAGAAGACGAGTTCAAGCTTTTCAAGACAAGAATCCCTTATCCCGACCCCGATTTGATAAGAGAGATACTTCAGGACAGTACAGTAGTCGTTTCCTCCAAAAATCCTTCCACTTTCTGGCAGTACATTCTGCCGTGGATACCGATTGTAGTGATTTTTGTCGCCTGGATTTTTATATGGCGATACATGATGGACAATCAGGGTTCGGGCAAAGCGTTTTCATTCGCCAAATCGAGAGCGAAAAGATTTATAGCCACCAAAAACAAGGTGACTTTCAAAGACGTCGCGGGCGGAGATGAAGCCAAGGAAGAACTCAGGGAAGTCATTGTTTTTTTAAAAGATCCGAAAAAATTTACAAGGCTTGGCGCAAAAGTGCCAAAGGGAGTTCTTCTGATCGGTGCACCGGGGACAGGAAAAACGCTTCTCGCCAGGGCAGTTGCCGGAGAAGCTGACGTTCCTTTTTTTTCAATCACCGGCTCGGATTTTGTTGAGATTTTCGTCGGTGTAGGCGCGAGCAGGGTTCGTGATCTTTTCAGGAATGCCAAGGAAAACACACCTTGCATAATTTTTATTGACGAAATAGACGCCGTGGGTAGACACAGAGGAAATTCCCTCTCAGGAGCTCACGAGGAGAGGGAGCAGACCCTGAACGCTTTGTTGTCTGAGATGGACGGATTCGAACAGAATCAGGGTATCATAGTCGTTGCGGCCACCAACCGTCCAGAAATACTCGACGCAGCGCTTCTCAGACCCGGCAGATTTGACAGGAGAGTCATAGTCGACGTTCCTGATGTAATCGGAAGAAAAGGGATTCTCGAAGTGCACACGAAAAATCTACCGCTCGCTCCCGGCGTGGATCTGGGAATTCTTGCCAAGCAAACTCCGGGATTCGTCGGAGCGGATCTCGCGAACATGGCCAACGAAGCAGCTCTTCAGGCGGCAAAGAAAAATAAAGATTATCTCGAGATGTCGGATTTCGAATGGGCCAAAGACAAGATATTGATGGGTGTCGAAAGAAAATCCCTGTTGATCAGCGAGAAAGAGAAAATTATCACCGCCAATCACGAAGCCGGACACGCAATAGTTGCGAAATTTCTGGAAGAATCCGATCCTATACACAAGGTTTCAATAATTCCCAGAGGAAGAGCTCTCGGTGTCACTCAGTCCCTTCCCATAGACGATAAGCGGATTTACAGAAAAACTTATATCGAAGGTATGCTGTGTCAGCTTCTCGGAGGAAGAGCCGCGGAAATGCTCGTTTTTGGAGAGCCGACGACGGGTGCTTCAAACGACCTTGAAAAGGCGTCGCAGATAGCAAGGACAGTGGTCACCGAGTGGGGAATGAGCGATAAGATAGGACCGATCAATTTCGGCAGAAACGACGAAAGATTTTCAATAGGCGGAAAGGAATTTTCCCAGGGAAAAGAATATTCCGAGGCCACCGCCGTAGTCATAGACGAAGAAGTGAAGAAAATATTGGATTCCTCATACGATAAGGCCGCCGCGATACTGCGTGACAATTTTGACGTATTTGAAAAGACAGTTAAAAAACTTCTTGAAAAAGAGGTGGTAACGGGCGCTGAAATAGATGAAATAATAGTCGAATGCGGCAAAACCCCTTTGAACAAAGAAACAGAATGAAAGTCCAGATCTGCTCGTTGGAAGACCGGAGAGACGTTTACAAAGTTTTTGAAAGGATTGGCGTCGATCCGGAGGCGTGGGAGATCATGTGGAAAAAATCTGCGACCCTGTGCCTTCTTGTCGACGACCTCTCCATGGCGG is part of the candidate division WOR-3 bacterium genome and encodes:
- the tilS gene encoding tRNA lysidine(34) synthetase TilS; the encoded protein is MNQNEKTIKGLKLDGGFELKIREAFSKISLENKLWVACSGGGDSIALAYLSDYIAGERLKGLVYFDHGQRDKEQLAEESLLVESVSRSLGVVFVRGEIINAVSGMSEELLRKKRYEYFDEFALKNKAMILLGHNLDDRIETFMFNLMRGTGTNGLLSIKQSRSSYFRPLLSLTRSEIRKFLDENSIEHKDDPSNLSLNFKRNRIRKTLMPLFGDISGRNYRIFFERLFFSLELDFEALESHDERLLNEVAWLGPTGYTIKLEAFNRIPDHSKRRILRKAAFRSGHNSLSSRQTERLLLLSGGRAGSKVFCSGLRAFRRKGMLIILNKQVTEWK
- the hpt gene encoding hypoxanthine phosphoribosyltransferase; translation: MEIKEVILGEKEIELAVRNLARELNNVYKDDDKVVLVAILKGSVVFASDLMRKLSFSVELDFIAASSYGSSTQTSGVVRITRDLDTSIAGRNVLLVEDIVDTGLTISYIKKLLDSRNPKTLRICAFLDKPSRRKTDLTIDYTGVKIPDKFVVGYGLDWNEKYRNLPRVAVIG
- the ftsH gene encoding ATP-dependent zinc metalloprotease FtsH; its protein translation is MKREKRGSVDFSYFYGLLKEGKVKSLVVVEQDIEGELTEPVRLDPEEDEFKLFKTRIPYPDPDLIREILQDSTVVVSSKNPSTFWQYILPWIPIVVIFVAWIFIWRYMMDNQGSGKAFSFAKSRAKRFIATKNKVTFKDVAGGDEAKEELREVIVFLKDPKKFTRLGAKVPKGVLLIGAPGTGKTLLARAVAGEADVPFFSITGSDFVEIFVGVGASRVRDLFRNAKENTPCIIFIDEIDAVGRHRGNSLSGAHEEREQTLNALLSEMDGFEQNQGIIVVAATNRPEILDAALLRPGRFDRRVIVDVPDVIGRKGILEVHTKNLPLAPGVDLGILAKQTPGFVGADLANMANEAALQAAKKNKDYLEMSDFEWAKDKILMGVERKSLLISEKEKIITANHEAGHAIVAKFLEESDPIHKVSIIPRGRALGVTQSLPIDDKRIYRKTYIEGMLCQLLGGRAAEMLVFGEPTTGASNDLEKASQIARTVVTEWGMSDKIGPINFGRNDERFSIGGKEFSQGKEYSEATAVVIDEEVKKILDSSYDKAAAILRDNFDVFEKTVKKLLEKEVVTGAEIDEIIVECGKTPLNKETE